One segment of Pasteurella skyensis DNA contains the following:
- a CDS encoding deoxycytidylate deaminase, giving the protein MRKNYIDWDSYFMGIALLSAMRSKDPNTQVGACIVNQDHRIIGVGYNGFPAGCKDEDFPWEREGDLLDTKYPYVCHAELNAILNSIKSLKDCTIYVGLFPCNECSKAIIQSGIKEVVYLSNKYAHTDLQKASQKMLDSAGVKYRQLQVEKEKIELYFDK; this is encoded by the coding sequence ATGAGAAAAAATTATATTGATTGGGACAGTTACTTTATGGGCATTGCACTTTTATCTGCAATGAGAAGTAAAGACCCGAATACGCAAGTGGGTGCTTGTATTGTAAATCAAGACCATCGCATAATAGGTGTGGGGTATAATGGTTTCCCTGCTGGCTGTAAAGATGAAGATTTTCCTTGGGAAAGAGAGGGGGATTTACTTGACACTAAATACCCTTATGTCTGCCACGCAGAATTGAATGCCATACTGAACAGCATTAAATCCTTAAAAGATTGTACGATTTATGTTGGGCTTTTTCCTTGTAATGAATGTAGTAAAGCGATTATTCAAAGTGGTATTAAAGAAGTGGTCTATTTATCGAATAAATATGCCCATACGGATCTTCAAAAAGCATCCCAGAAAATGCTTGATAGTGCAGGGGTAAAATATCGCCAACTACAAGTGGAAAAAGAGAAGATAGAACTGTATTTTGATAAATGA
- a CDS encoding tetratricopeptide repeat protein — translation MFLKRLLYIILFNFIIFNHCTYAVAPPPLKETQENALLGDVDAQYNLALMYYKGVGGVAQSNILAFKWFKRAAEQGDKHAQYTVGQMYYFGQGISKSYLEAAKWLYKSAEQGLDNAQSNIGYMYETGQGVPQSYTEAFKWYKKLAEKGNAQKQYLIAQMYYVGKGVKKSLTESIKWFKKSAEQEFKPAQEKLVNIYHNGIGVPKSDTEAVKYLTKLAESGDRKSQQILVSTYLTGDGIAQSYTQAAKWLTALANAGDAQSQYNLSSLYSKGLGVPQSDVDAVKWLKKAAEQDDARSQYTLGRIYASGKIVTKSYPDAIKWLIKATDKGFQPAIKYLTTLLNSNPSYFASEPQIIEWLKSSAEEESEENANTQLYLAAIYYNGDGVKKSYTEAAKWFKKAAKFNEPNASFMLAQMYYNGTGVPQSYSEAMKLLEKAAELGNLQAQLGLAKMYYLGNGVEQSYSKAFKYTEIAAERGDIGAQSILGNMYQLGLGVKKSNANAFKWYNKAVQKGFSDPEILFELASMYYRGIATTIDYSKAFKLTQQSANKGYAQAQSLLGVMYYYGNGVEQSYKNAMQWLKKAVRNGGNDTSQLLLGVMYYQGQGVENNLLFAYTYFKYAEYSRNTFVAEKGHSFLEKLEKEMTKEQLIEAKKINIFDLLD, via the coding sequence ATGTTTTTAAAAAGACTACTTTATATTATTTTATTTAATTTTATTATTTTTAACCACTGTACTTATGCAGTGGCACCGCCACCTTTAAAAGAAACTCAAGAAAATGCATTATTGGGTGATGTTGATGCTCAATATAATTTAGCTCTTATGTACTACAAAGGTGTAGGTGGCGTTGCTCAATCTAATATTTTAGCCTTTAAATGGTTTAAGAGAGCTGCAGAACAAGGTGATAAACACGCTCAATATACTGTTGGGCAAATGTATTATTTCGGTCAAGGCATTTCTAAATCCTATCTAGAAGCAGCAAAATGGCTTTATAAATCAGCCGAGCAAGGGCTTGATAATGCACAATCAAATATAGGTTATATGTATGAAACAGGGCAAGGCGTACCACAGTCTTACACAGAAGCATTTAAGTGGTATAAAAAATTAGCCGAAAAAGGGAATGCGCAAAAACAATATCTTATTGCTCAAATGTATTATGTAGGAAAAGGTGTTAAAAAATCCCTAACAGAAAGCATTAAATGGTTCAAAAAATCTGCCGAACAAGAATTCAAACCCGCCCAAGAAAAATTAGTCAATATTTATCATAATGGTATAGGTGTCCCTAAATCTGATACAGAGGCGGTAAAATATCTGACAAAACTTGCAGAATCAGGGGACAGAAAGTCACAACAAATACTTGTATCAACCTATTTAACAGGAGATGGTATTGCACAATCTTATACACAAGCTGCAAAGTGGTTAACCGCTTTAGCTAATGCAGGAGATGCTCAATCTCAATACAATTTATCTAGTTTATACAGTAAAGGGCTCGGAGTACCTCAGTCTGATGTTGACGCAGTAAAATGGTTAAAAAAAGCGGCAGAGCAAGATGATGCAAGATCACAATATACATTAGGAAGAATATATGCCTCTGGAAAAATAGTAACAAAATCTTATCCTGATGCAATCAAATGGTTAATAAAAGCGACTGATAAGGGATTTCAACCGGCAATAAAATATTTAACCACGCTTCTAAATAGTAATCCAAGTTATTTTGCTTCTGAACCACAAATTATTGAATGGTTAAAATCATCAGCAGAAGAAGAAAGTGAAGAGAATGCAAACACACAGCTCTATCTAGCAGCCATCTATTATAATGGTGATGGTGTGAAAAAATCTTATACAGAAGCCGCAAAATGGTTTAAAAAAGCAGCAAAATTTAATGAACCAAATGCCTCATTTATGCTTGCTCAAATGTATTACAATGGAACGGGTGTGCCACAATCTTATTCAGAGGCGATGAAACTCTTAGAAAAAGCAGCGGAACTCGGTAATTTACAAGCTCAGCTTGGTTTAGCAAAAATGTATTATTTAGGAAATGGGGTTGAGCAATCTTACTCAAAAGCCTTTAAATATACCGAAATCGCCGCCGAGCGTGGTGATATTGGTGCACAAAGTATCTTAGGTAATATGTATCAACTTGGGTTGGGTGTTAAAAAATCTAATGCTAATGCCTTTAAGTGGTATAACAAAGCGGTACAAAAAGGCTTTTCTGATCCTGAAATATTATTTGAATTAGCCTCAATGTATTACAGGGGAATCGCCACTACAATAGATTACAGCAAAGCCTTTAAACTTACTCAGCAATCAGCAAACAAAGGATATGCCCAAGCACAGAGCTTACTCGGTGTAATGTATTATTATGGAAATGGCGTGGAACAATCTTACAAAAATGCAATGCAATGGCTTAAAAAAGCAGTGCGAAATGGAGGTAACGATACTTCTCAACTACTATTAGGGGTAATGTATTATCAAGGGCAAGGCGTTGAAAATAATCTACTTTTTGCTTATACCTATTTTAAATATGCTGAGTATAGCCGTAATACATTTGTCGCAGAGAAGGGACATTCATTTTTAGAAAAATTGGAAAAAGAGATGACAAAAGAACAGCTTATTGAAGCTAAAAAGATAAATATCTTTGATCTATTGGATTAA